CAATTCGCGTACCGGCTCGGTCTACATCGTCAAGCCCAAGATGCACGGTCCCGACGAAGTCGCCTTCGCCAACGAACTGTTCGACCGTGTCGAGGATGTGCTGGGCCTGCCCCGCAACACCCTCAAGGTCGGCATCATGGACGAGGAGCGCCGCACCACGGTCAACCTGAAGGCCTGCATCGGCGCCGCGCGCGACCGCGTGGTGTTCATCAACACCGGCTTCCTGGACCGCACCGGCGACGAGATCCACACCTCCATGGAGGCCGGCGCGATGATCCGCAAGGCCGAGATGAAGCAGCAGCAGTGGATCCTGTCCTACGAGGACTGGAACGTCGACACCGGCCTGGCGACCGGTCTGCCGCACAAGGCGCAGATCGGCAAGGGCATGTGGGCGATGCCGGACCTGATGGCGGGCATGCTCGAGCAGAAGATCGGCCACCCGCGGGCCGGCGCCACCACCGCCTGGGTCCCGTCCCCGACCGCCGCCACGCTGCACGCCACCCACTACCACCTGGTGGACGTGTTCAAGCGGCAGGCCGAGATCGCCAAGGGCGGCCCCCGCGCCACGGTCGACCAGATCCTCGAGATTCCGCTGGCCGCCGACACCAACTGGTCGGCCGAGGACATCCGCAACGAACTGGACAACAACTCGCAGTCCATCCTGGGCTACGTGGTCCGCTGGATCGACCAGGGCGTCGGCTGCTCCAAGGTGCCCGACATCAACGATGTCGCGCTCATGGAAGACCGTGCAACCCTGCGTATCTCGAGCCAGCTGATGGCGAACTGGCTGCGCCACGGCATCGTCACCGACGCGCAGATCGTCGAGAGCCTGGAGCGGATGGCACCGGTGGTGGACCGGCAGAACGCCGGTGACGCCGCCTACAAGCCGATGGCTCCCGATTTCGCGGGCAGCGTCGCCTTCCAGGCCGCCAAGGAGCTGATCCTCGAGGGTGCGTGCCAGCCGAACGGCTACACCGAGCCGATCCTGCACCGCCGTCGCCGCGAGGCCAAGGCGCTCGCCGCCAAGGGCTGAGCAAACCCGCACGTCCGCAGCCCCGGCCGGCTCCCGGCCGGGGCTGCGGCGTCCACGGCTCACGCCCGGCGCCGGGGACTCCACGGAATTCGCCGGAGTCGCGCCGGGTTGTCAGCAGATATGAGAATCCTGATCGTGTACGCGCACCCCGAACCGGATTCCCTCACCGGTTCGCTCAAAGACGTTGCGGTGGAACACCTTCGCGACGAAGGGCACGAGGTCGTGGTGAGCGATCTCTACGCGATGGGCTGGAAGGCGCATGCCGACGCCGCCGACTTCGGCACCGTCGAGGAAACCAACTTCATGCTCGCCTCCGGCGTGGCCTACTCCGGCGGCACCCTGTCGGCCGATATTCGCGCCGAACAGGACAAACTGCGCTGGGCCCAGGTCGTGCTGCTGCATTTCCCGCTCTGGTGGTACTCGATGCCGGCGATCCTCAAGGGCTGGGTGGACCGGGTGTTCACCAACGGGTTCGCCTACGGCGCGGGCAGTACCGCACTGCCTCGCTACGGCGCCGGGGCGCTGAGCGGACGCCGGGCCATGCTGGTGGTGTCGATCGGCGGCCGCGAACCCGCCTATTCCGAGCGCGGGATCAACGGCCACATCGACGATCTGCTGTTCCCGATCCACCACGGAATCCTGTACTACCCGGGCATGGATGTCCTCCCGCCCTTCCTGGTGCACGGCTCGCTGCGCGTCGACGAGCGGCGTTTCGACGATCTCGCCGACGAACTGCGCGCGCGATTGTCACGGATCGACGAGCTCGAACCCATCCCCTACCGCACGCAGGCCGGCGGCGACTACGACCGCACCCTGCGGCTG
The genomic region above belongs to Nocardia spumae and contains:
- a CDS encoding NAD(P)H-dependent oxidoreductase — translated: MRILIVYAHPEPDSLTGSLKDVAVEHLRDEGHEVVVSDLYAMGWKAHADAADFGTVEETNFMLASGVAYSGGTLSADIRAEQDKLRWAQVVLLHFPLWWYSMPAILKGWVDRVFTNGFAYGAGSTALPRYGAGALSGRRAMLVVSIGGREPAYSERGINGHIDDLLFPIHHGILYYPGMDVLPPFLVHGSLRVDERRFDDLADELRARLSRIDELEPIPYRTQAGGDYDRTLRLRDDVDTAGTAGFGLHRAS